Proteins from one Ornithobacterium rhinotracheale genomic window:
- a CDS encoding flagellar motor protein MotB, with the protein MKKTMVLAGLAALMMTSCVSKKKYDDLQSEFEKVYAAQQSAQNQLVKCNSDNDALRAQLQSKDGNLATLQNALEQCMSTQKSGNVNITRLIEQIDNSNKYIRRLIDSKSKSDSLNMVLTNNLTRSLSREELRDIDVQVQKGVVFISLSDNMLYNSGSYEVNSQAYDVLSKIAKIIKDYPDYDVLVEGNTDNVPISKTNIRNNWDLSALRASSVVKVLQDKFGVDPKRMTAGGRGEYNTVASNGTAEGRSKNRRTEIIILPNLDQFMELIGQAPTK; encoded by the coding sequence ATGAAAAAAACGATGGTATTGGCAGGGCTGGCTGCCTTAATGATGACCAGCTGCGTGAGCAAAAAAAAGTATGACGATTTACAATCTGAGTTTGAGAAAGTATATGCAGCTCAGCAATCTGCTCAAAATCAATTGGTAAAATGTAATAGCGATAACGATGCACTGCGTGCACAATTGCAAAGTAAAGATGGAAACTTAGCTACTTTACAAAATGCACTAGAACAATGTATGAGTACTCAAAAATCTGGTAATGTGAATATTACAAGATTAATTGAGCAAATCGATAACTCAAATAAATACATCAGAAGATTAATCGATTCTAAGAGTAAAAGCGATTCACTTAACATGGTTCTTACCAATAACTTGACTCGCTCATTGTCTCGCGAAGAATTAAGAGATATCGATGTTCAAGTTCAAAAAGGTGTGGTATTTATTTCACTTTCAGACAACATGTTGTATAACTCTGGTAGCTATGAAGTGAATTCTCAGGCTTATGATGTATTATCTAAAATTGCTAAAATCATCAAAGACTATCCAGACTATGATGTGCTAGTAGAAGGTAATACCGATAATGTGCCAATTTCTAAAACAAATATCCGAAACAACTGGGATTTGAGTGCATTGCGTGCTTCATCAGTAGTTAAAGTATTGCAAGATAAGTTTGGTGTAGATCCTAAGCGTATGACTGCTGGTGGTCGTGGTGAGTACAACACAGTAGCTTCAAACGGAACAGCTGAAGGTAGATCTAAAAACAGAAGAACTGAGATCATCATCCTTCCAAACTTAGATCAATTCATGGAATTGATTGGTCAAGCACCAACAAAATAA
- the rlmH gene encoding 23S rRNA (pseudouridine(1915)-N(3))-methyltransferase RlmH — translation MKITLLCMGKTDDNEIVALIEKYEKRLPRHFNYTRIELPDIKNRKNLNEETQKIEEEKLFLSKISPSDCVVLLDERGKEFSSKKFADWIQTQIMASVGHLVFVVGGPYGFSLNMYQRANANISLSQMTFTHQMVRLFFTEQIYRAYSILEGKKYHHD, via the coding sequence ATGAAAATAACTTTGCTTTGCATGGGCAAAACAGATGACAATGAAATTGTTGCTCTAATTGAAAAATACGAAAAAAGATTACCGCGACATTTTAATTATACTAGAATTGAGCTACCAGACATTAAAAATAGAAAAAATCTAAATGAAGAAACACAAAAAATTGAAGAAGAAAAGCTTTTTCTCTCTAAAATTAGCCCCTCTGATTGCGTAGTTTTGTTAGATGAAAGAGGTAAGGAGTTTAGTTCTAAAAAATTTGCAGATTGGATTCAGACACAAATTATGGCATCCGTAGGGCATCTAGTTTTTGTAGTGGGAGGACCTTACGGTTTTTCTTTAAATATGTATCAAAGGGCTAATGCGAATATTTCTCTATCCCAAATGACATTTACCCACCAAATGGTAAGACTCTTCTTTACCGAACAAATTTATAGAGCCTATAGTATTTTAGAAGGAAAAAAATATCATCATGATTAA
- a CDS encoding CPBP family intramembrane glutamic endopeptidase: MENNNLNNYKLSYWGAFGVFMFVVLIANVATLPFIGLQYYLHLSDSYMMALGFAAGFGTAAIFSATILGLSFNQLLNFFTQSRHLKYFALATLIYLPALPISEFLGGLVPTDSPQFLADWYQEIENTFSGILKEPIPAFISVSILAPILEELIFRGLILRGLLNSGKNPYISIFLVSLLFGLAHGNPWQFFSAGFLGLILGFVYWRTKDLWICIFIHFLNNTISFVFTSIMGQDFEENIFDTNILVLIVSIVLVVAAANLFYKQTQKNQLENI; the protein is encoded by the coding sequence ATGGAAAACAACAATTTAAATAATTACAAATTAAGCTACTGGGGAGCCTTTGGCGTATTTATGTTTGTAGTGCTGATTGCCAATGTTGCTACCTTGCCATTCATCGGATTGCAGTATTATTTACATCTATCGGATAGCTACATGATGGCGCTTGGCTTTGCCGCTGGATTTGGAACAGCAGCTATCTTTTCAGCAACTATTTTGGGACTAAGTTTCAATCAATTATTAAACTTTTTCACTCAATCAAGACATCTGAAGTATTTTGCTCTAGCTACATTAATCTATTTACCAGCATTGCCGATTTCCGAATTTTTGGGTGGATTGGTGCCTACGGATTCGCCACAATTTTTGGCCGATTGGTATCAAGAAATAGAAAATACATTTTCAGGCATTTTAAAAGAGCCAATTCCTGCATTTATTTCAGTTTCCATTTTGGCTCCTATTTTAGAGGAGTTGATTTTTAGAGGATTAATCTTGAGAGGCCTGCTCAATTCGGGCAAAAACCCTTATATTTCGATTTTTTTAGTTTCGTTATTATTTGGTTTGGCGCACGGCAATCCTTGGCAATTCTTTTCGGCCGGATTTTTAGGCTTAATTTTAGGTTTTGTATATTGGAGAACCAAAGATTTATGGATTTGCATTTTTATTCATTTTTTAAATAATACTATCAGTTTCGTATTTACATCGATTATGGGGCAAGATTTCGAAGAAAATATTTTTGATACGAATATTTTAGTTTTAATCGTATCGATTGTTTTAGTCGTGGCGGCAGCAAATCTATTTTACAAGCAAACACAAAAAAATCAATTAGAAAATATATGA
- the rdgB gene encoding RdgB/HAM1 family non-canonical purine NTP pyrophosphatase: MKLVFATHNQHKVEEIQKMLPDFEIVSLTDIGFYEEIDETGKTFEENATIKAETIYKSTGLNVFSDDSGLTIQALGGAPGIYSARYAGTGNDKDNIIKVLDNMNGKSNRSATFVCVICLILNGEKIIFEGKINGEILSQQEGEDGFGYDPIFKPEYQNVSFAKMASEKKNEISHRAIAVKKLKNYLLNFI, from the coding sequence ATGAAATTAGTATTTGCCACACATAATCAACACAAGGTAGAGGAAATTCAAAAAATGCTACCAGACTTTGAAATAGTATCGCTCACGGATATTGGTTTTTATGAAGAAATCGATGAAACAGGCAAAACATTTGAAGAAAATGCTACAATTAAAGCCGAAACAATTTATAAATCCACAGGGCTAAATGTATTTTCAGATGACTCAGGGCTGACAATTCAAGCTTTGGGCGGAGCTCCAGGAATTTACTCGGCAAGATACGCAGGGACAGGAAATGATAAGGATAACATAATCAAGGTTTTAGATAATATGAATGGTAAATCTAATAGGAGTGCGACCTTTGTATGTGTGATTTGTCTGATTTTAAATGGTGAAAAAATAATTTTTGAAGGAAAAATAAATGGAGAAATTTTAAGTCAACAAGAAGGAGAAGATGGCTTTGGTTATGATCCTATTTTTAAACCTGAATATCAGAATGTTAGCTTTGCTAAAATGGCTTCAGAAAAGAAGAATGAGATATCTCATAGAGCCATAGCTGTAAAAAAACTAAAAAATTACTTGTTAAATTTTATATAA
- a CDS encoding OmpA family protein — translation MKKSILALAVLFALTSCKKEQNGNKDVLPADTTAQDAGTSEVDTVQVATVLDEDGNYIYNVGEFLDITLPDGASINVGENSVENKLYKMLSDDSFKVSDDKSQDWITLDGVTFANGSATLKDSSKKQIDNLAAILKAYPNAKVKFGGYTDNTGSAEANQKISAQRAEAVMNGVIADGIAADRLAAEGYGPEHPICPANDTDECKAQNRRVDLRVTQK, via the coding sequence ATGAAGAAAAGTATTTTAGCTTTAGCAGTTCTTTTTGCGCTTACTAGCTGTAAAAAAGAACAAAATGGAAACAAAGATGTATTGCCCGCAGACACAACTGCTCAAGACGCCGGAACTTCTGAAGTAGATACAGTACAAGTAGCAACTGTATTAGACGAAGACGGAAACTACATTTATAATGTAGGTGAATTTTTAGACATCACTTTACCAGATGGTGCTAGCATCAATGTAGGAGAAAATTCTGTAGAGAACAAATTGTACAAAATGCTTTCAGATGATTCTTTCAAAGTAAGTGATGATAAATCTCAAGATTGGATTACTCTAGATGGTGTTACTTTTGCAAACGGAAGTGCTACACTTAAGGATAGCTCTAAAAAACAAATTGATAATTTAGCTGCTATTTTGAAAGCATATCCAAATGCTAAAGTAAAATTTGGTGGATACACTGATAACACAGGTTCAGCAGAAGCTAACCAAAAAATCTCTGCTCAACGTGCAGAAGCTGTTATGAATGGTGTAATTGCTGATGGAATCGCTGCTGATAGATTAGCTGCAGAAGGATATGGTCCTGAGCACCCAATTTGCCCAGCAAACGACACAGACGAGTGTAAAGCTCAAAACAGAAGAGTGGATTTGAGAGTTACTCAAAAATAA
- a CDS encoding DNA repair protein RecN — MLKHLSIHNYALINDLELNLEKGLSIITGETGAGKSILLGALRLVLGERADLKSIKNTDEKCIVEAVFDIKNLGLEAFFEKHDLDYEDETILRREILVSGKSRAFVNDVPTTLKVLEELSAHLIDVHSQFQTANIITQEFQYEWIDAVAKNQKLVVEFQQKLKILKAKNRELNEILARQAEFQKEKDYYDFIFNELEAANLDNLNPEELEQQQYLLENAEEVAGKLGQSIELMSAEPSGILSLLNELKAQTNIFSDYFSNSDLASRIESLEIEAKDIFSEIDRYTENVEPDPVALAEIQGKLNIYNNLLQKHHCADIEELRSFKSEIEQKLLQEASASGDVVALKNEIKKITEQLNTEARTLHERREKVVPKMQKEILETLSVLGMQNSEIQINLTPSEDFNPFGKEDLTLLFTANKGSQLKTLEKSVSGGERSRLMLAVKKSLALHKTLPTLILDEIDTGVSGKIAGEMGKIMKLMGENLQVISITHLPQVAAKGNVHYKVSKSEKEGATQTEIHKLNEEERLNEIAQMISGTNVTDTAKAQAKALLD, encoded by the coding sequence ATGCTAAAACATTTATCTATACATAATTACGCTTTAATCAACGATTTGGAGCTTAATCTTGAAAAAGGATTAAGTATCATAACAGGTGAAACGGGAGCAGGAAAATCGATCCTGCTAGGTGCGTTGCGCTTGGTGCTTGGCGAAAGAGCAGATTTAAAATCAATTAAAAACACCGATGAAAAATGTATAGTCGAAGCTGTATTTGATATTAAAAATTTAGGTTTAGAAGCATTTTTTGAAAAACACGATTTGGATTATGAAGACGAAACCATTTTGCGTCGTGAAATTCTGGTTTCGGGAAAATCTCGTGCTTTTGTAAACGATGTACCTACTACGCTAAAAGTACTGGAAGAGCTTAGTGCGCATTTGATAGATGTGCATTCTCAGTTCCAAACGGCCAATATCATTACACAAGAGTTTCAGTATGAATGGATTGATGCTGTGGCTAAAAACCAAAAATTGGTGGTTGAATTTCAGCAAAAATTGAAAATTCTAAAGGCTAAAAATCGTGAATTAAATGAAATTTTGGCACGACAAGCCGAATTTCAAAAAGAAAAAGATTATTACGATTTTATTTTCAATGAATTAGAAGCGGCGAATTTAGACAATTTAAATCCAGAAGAGCTAGAGCAGCAACAATATTTACTAGAAAATGCCGAAGAAGTGGCAGGGAAATTAGGACAATCCATTGAATTGATGTCGGCAGAACCAAGCGGAATTTTATCATTATTAAATGAATTAAAAGCACAAACCAATATATTCTCAGATTATTTTTCAAATTCGGATTTGGCATCTCGCATTGAGTCTTTGGAAATCGAAGCTAAAGATATTTTCAGTGAAATCGATCGCTATACCGAAAATGTGGAGCCCGATCCTGTTGCACTGGCAGAAATTCAAGGAAAATTAAATATTTACAATAATTTGCTACAAAAACATCATTGTGCAGATATTGAAGAACTGAGAAGTTTTAAGTCTGAAATTGAGCAAAAATTGCTACAAGAAGCTAGTGCTTCTGGCGATGTAGTGGCTTTGAAAAATGAAATTAAAAAAATTACAGAACAATTAAATACTGAGGCAAGAACTTTGCACGAGCGTCGTGAGAAAGTAGTCCCAAAAATGCAAAAAGAGATTTTAGAAACATTGTCTGTTTTGGGAATGCAAAACTCCGAAATTCAAATCAACTTAACTCCTAGCGAGGATTTTAACCCTTTTGGAAAAGAAGATTTAACTTTACTATTTACAGCGAATAAAGGCTCGCAATTAAAAACCCTTGAAAAATCAGTTTCTGGTGGTGAGCGTTCGAGATTGATGCTCGCTGTAAAAAAATCTCTGGCTTTGCACAAAACTTTGCCGACTCTAATTTTAGACGAAATTGATACAGGAGTGAGTGGCAAAATTGCAGGTGAAATGGGCAAAATCATGAAACTAATGGGAGAAAATCTCCAAGTTATCAGTATCACGCATCTACCACAAGTGGCAGCTAAAGGAAACGTACATTACAAAGTTTCAAAATCTGAAAAAGAGGGCGCTACACAAACCGAAATTCATAAATTGAACGAAGAAGAACGCCTAAACGAAATTGCGCAAATGATTAGCGGTACAAACGTTACCGATACCGCAAAAGCGCAAGCAAAAGCTTTGCTAGATTAG
- a CDS encoding DUF4835 family protein: MKFKIATLLLLTLNLSFAQEFYAEVNVDYSQVGSSNASTYQALEKSLKDFINTTKWSDKNYKIHERIEASFNIIIKEKTGSNKYKASLQVQSRRPVFNTNYYTPTLNVNDTHFDFEYTDYQQIVFNQRKFSNSNLSDVIGFYVYLILGADADTFSNNGGTPYFKIAQNVSSNALSSRFEGWDTQSTRNRTALINKILSPSGSTMRTLYYNYHIRGLDQMYSNELNAKNNIGNALLTLSNYEKSNDFSQNYMLDVFFNTKKHEIEQIFSGGIASTFGLNKLKTLLDKISPNNNELWKKLNK; the protein is encoded by the coding sequence ATGAAATTTAAAATTGCAACTCTGCTCCTACTTACTCTAAATCTAAGCTTTGCGCAAGAATTTTACGCCGAAGTAAATGTGGATTATTCGCAAGTTGGAAGCTCTAATGCAAGCACCTACCAAGCACTTGAAAAATCACTCAAAGACTTCATTAACACCACAAAATGGAGCGATAAAAATTATAAAATTCATGAGAGAATCGAGGCTTCTTTCAATATCATTATCAAGGAAAAAACCGGTAGCAATAAATACAAAGCAAGTTTACAAGTACAGAGCAGACGCCCTGTGTTTAACACCAATTACTACACCCCTACTTTAAATGTAAATGACACCCACTTTGATTTTGAATATACAGACTATCAGCAAATTGTATTCAATCAAAGAAAATTCAGCAACTCTAATTTGAGCGATGTCATTGGATTTTATGTGTATTTGATTTTAGGAGCAGATGCTGATACTTTTTCAAACAACGGCGGAACCCCTTATTTCAAAATTGCACAAAATGTAAGTTCTAATGCTTTAAGCTCAAGATTTGAAGGCTGGGACACACAATCTACTAGAAATCGCACCGCGCTGATAAATAAAATCTTATCTCCAAGCGGAAGTACAATGCGTACACTTTATTACAATTATCATATTAGAGGCTTAGACCAAATGTATTCCAATGAATTGAATGCTAAAAATAATATAGGAAATGCTTTGTTAACTTTAAGCAACTATGAAAAAAGCAATGATTTTTCTCAAAACTATATGCTCGACGTTTTTTTTAATACTAAAAAACACGAAATCGAACAGATTTTTTCTGGAGGTATAGCTTCAACCTTTGGGCTTAATAAATTAAAAACGCTTTTAGACAAAATTTCTCCGAATAATAACGAACTTTGGAAAAAGCTAAATAAATAA
- the coaBC gene encoding bifunctional phosphopantothenoylcysteine decarboxylase/phosphopantothenate--cysteine ligase CoaBC, protein MSLKNKKIILGITGGIAAYKTPALVRLLIKKGAEVRVVTTPAALNFVSKLSLQVVSTQPVLSEFSNADDEWNNHVKLGLWADAMLIAPLTANTLAAMAHGNCSNLLLATYLSARCPVFVAPAMDLDMYKHPTTQENLAKIQSYGVTVIPAASGELASGLYGAGRMEEPENLVAQLENYFSENQLFKNRKILITAGPTYENIDPVRFIGNYSSGKMGYHLAEEAAKMGAEVCLISGPTALEIEHPNITIHRVTSALEMKEMVDKYAPYQEVLIMAAAVADYRVKNIAQNKIKKTSENLQIELIKNPDILKSLGETKKKTQFLVGFALETQNAIENATQKLNAKNADMIVLNTLEDEGAGFQVSTNKVSFITKKQASISFDLKSKKEVAKDILNYIAQNI, encoded by the coding sequence ATGTCTTTAAAAAATAAAAAAATCATACTAGGCATCACGGGCGGAATAGCGGCGTATAAAACCCCCGCACTCGTGAGATTACTGATAAAAAAAGGTGCGGAGGTGCGTGTAGTTACAACGCCTGCCGCACTTAACTTTGTAAGTAAATTAAGCCTTCAAGTCGTTTCCACGCAACCTGTACTCAGCGAATTCTCAAATGCTGATGATGAGTGGAATAATCATGTAAAATTAGGGCTATGGGCTGATGCTATGCTCATTGCCCCCCTCACTGCTAATACCTTAGCGGCTATGGCTCACGGGAATTGTAGTAATCTTTTACTGGCTACTTACCTCTCTGCTAGGTGTCCCGTTTTTGTGGCACCAGCGATGGATTTGGATATGTATAAGCATCCTACGACGCAAGAAAATTTAGCTAAAATTCAATCCTATGGGGTAACAGTGATTCCTGCTGCATCTGGGGAATTGGCTAGCGGATTGTATGGTGCTGGGCGTATGGAAGAGCCTGAAAATTTAGTAGCGCAATTAGAGAACTATTTTTCAGAAAATCAATTGTTTAAAAATAGAAAAATATTAATTACAGCTGGGCCAACTTATGAAAATATAGACCCTGTGCGCTTTATAGGAAATTATTCTTCTGGAAAAATGGGCTATCATCTTGCGGAAGAAGCTGCCAAAATGGGTGCCGAAGTTTGCTTAATTTCAGGGCCCACAGCGCTGGAAATAGAGCACCCAAATATTACTATACACCGAGTAACTTCTGCCCTAGAAATGAAGGAAATGGTGGATAAATATGCGCCTTATCAAGAGGTGCTTATTATGGCAGCGGCAGTGGCTGATTACCGAGTGAAAAATATTGCCCAAAATAAGATTAAAAAGACTAGTGAAAATTTACAAATAGAATTAATTAAAAATCCAGATATCCTAAAATCGCTTGGGGAAACAAAAAAGAAAACGCAATTTTTGGTAGGTTTTGCCTTGGAAACCCAAAATGCTATTGAAAATGCTACACAGAAACTCAATGCGAAAAATGCTGATATGATAGTGCTTAACACGCTTGAAGATGAAGGCGCAGGCTTTCAAGTCAGTACAAATAAAGTTAGCTTTATTACCAAAAAGCAAGCCTCTATTTCATTTGATTTAAAATCAAAAAAAGAGGTGGCAAAGGATATTTTGAACTATATTGCCCAAAACATTTAG
- a CDS encoding DNA-directed RNA polymerase subunit omega, whose amino-acid sequence MDYKNIDAEQSTITYDRTKIQEATGNIYEAIVIMGKRAEQINSEMKTELHEKLDEFAANTDSLEEVFENREQIEVSKFYERLPKPTAIAVREWLDGDVYFRKPEESKD is encoded by the coding sequence ATGGACTATAAAAACATAGACGCAGAGCAATCTACTATTACTTACGACAGAACTAAAATCCAAGAAGCCACTGGCAATATTTACGAGGCCATTGTGATTATGGGAAAACGCGCTGAGCAAATTAACAGCGAAATGAAAACTGAATTGCACGAAAAGCTAGATGAATTTGCGGCCAATACGGATTCTTTGGAAGAAGTATTTGAAAACAGAGAACAAATTGAAGTTTCTAAATTTTATGAAAGATTACCAAAGCCTACAGCTATCGCAGTGCGAGAATGGCTAGATGGAGATGTATATTTTAGAAAACCTGAAGAGAGCAAAGACTAA
- a CDS encoding outer membrane protein assembly factor BamD — MIKKTLIVAALSLAFVSCNKSFEKAMKSNDAQYVLKTADELFAKKKWRYATDLYTKAAPDFAGTKESEHILLNSAYANYYDGNEALAAKQFENFYVQFRNSPKAQEALYMSAYSYYKGSPAYNLDQKNTYEAMKALQGFIDTYPTSDKVKEANELINDLRRKLEKKAFNIAKDYYRTLKFKAAAVNFGNFIDDFPDSKYREEAYIYLLRSKAELAIQSVLSKKENRLKDAKTSYRLLKRTYPNSPYLEEAEKWLKKIEDEEIVTKEQLKKIEEYNKNRKNLIKNTK; from the coding sequence ATGATTAAGAAGACCCTAATTGTTGCAGCCCTTTCTTTAGCTTTTGTTTCTTGCAATAAAAGTTTTGAAAAAGCGATGAAAAGCAATGATGCTCAATATGTTTTAAAAACGGCCGATGAGCTATTTGCTAAAAAGAAATGGCGTTACGCAACAGATTTGTATACCAAGGCAGCTCCAGATTTTGCTGGAACAAAAGAGTCTGAGCATATTCTACTTAATTCCGCATATGCCAATTATTATGATGGCAATGAGGCACTGGCTGCAAAGCAGTTCGAGAATTTCTATGTTCAGTTTAGAAATAGCCCTAAGGCACAAGAAGCCCTTTACATGTCGGCATATAGTTATTATAAGGGGTCTCCAGCATATAATCTAGACCAAAAGAACACATACGAAGCTATGAAAGCTTTGCAAGGATTCATAGATACTTATCCCACATCTGATAAAGTAAAAGAAGCCAATGAGCTTATTAATGATCTTAGACGAAAGTTGGAGAAGAAAGCTTTTAATATTGCGAAAGATTATTACAGAACGCTTAAATTTAAAGCTGCGGCTGTGAATTTTGGAAACTTTATTGATGATTTTCCAGATTCAAAATACAGAGAGGAAGCCTATATTTATCTGTTACGCTCCAAAGCTGAACTGGCAATTCAGAGTGTTTTGTCTAAAAAAGAAAATCGTTTAAAAGATGCAAAAACTTCGTATCGATTACTTAAAAGAACTTACCCCAATAGCCCATATCTAGAAGAGGCTGAAAAATGGTTGAAGAAAATCGAAGATGAAGAAATAGTGACAAAAGAACAACTCAAGAAAATTGAGGAATACAACAAAAATAGAAAAAATTTAATTAAGAATACCAAATAA
- a CDS encoding sugar transferase: MPLSKKIFDYVFAIILLIILAIPMLLIWIIASIDTQQNGIFKQKRVGQNAKLFTIYKFRSLKGTYTNSVTTEKSHKITHFGHFLIKTKLDETLQLINILNGTMSFVGPRPDVQGYADELQGEDRIILKVKPGITGPAQLAYKNENEILNQVPDPIKYNDEVLWPEKVKINKKYVQNWSFKSDMLYLLKTIGFPCSV; encoded by the coding sequence ATGCCTTTATCCAAAAAAATATTTGATTATGTTTTCGCTATAATTTTGCTAATTATACTTGCAATTCCCATGCTTTTAATTTGGATAATTGCCAGCATCGATACGCAACAAAACGGAATTTTTAAACAAAAACGAGTCGGACAAAATGCCAAACTTTTTACCATTTATAAATTTAGGAGTTTAAAGGGAACTTACACCAATAGCGTAACCACCGAAAAATCTCATAAAATCACCCATTTTGGGCACTTTTTAATCAAAACTAAATTAGACGAAACCCTGCAATTAATCAATATTTTAAACGGCACGATGAGTTTCGTGGGGCCACGCCCCGATGTGCAAGGCTATGCCGATGAGCTCCAAGGAGAGGACAGAATCATTCTGAAAGTAAAACCAGGCATTACGGGCCCCGCACAGTTGGCATATAAAAACGAAAATGAGATTTTAAACCAAGTACCAGACCCGATTAAATATAATGATGAGGTTTTGTGGCCAGAAAAAGTGAAAATTAACAAAAAATATGTGCAAAATTGGAGTTTCAAAAGCGATATGCTTTATTTATTAAAAACCATTGGATTCCCATGTTCGGTATAA